The segment CGCTACGGGAAGGGCTTTGGATACCGGGACGGCGACCTGATCCCCCAAAAGGACCCCCGGGTGGTCAAGGAGCACGACCCGACGGGGATGGGTTGGGTTGAAGATGTCTATGTCCGGATCAAGAAAGCCTGAAGGGGTGAGAGACGATGGCGGAATATGCGGTTCTCATTGACACCAGGTTCTGCACCGGCTGCAACACCTGTTTTTACAAGTGCATTCAGGAGAACAGGCTCCATGGTGCAGCAGCCCAGGGAATTGCCAGGACCACGGTCCTGATCAGGGATGAGGGAATGTATCATCACAGGTGCATGCACTGTAAGGACCCTTCCTGTGCTGCGGTTTGCCCTACAGGGGCCCTCGCCCGGACCGGGTACGGGGCGGTTCTCTATGATGTAAGCCTCTGCATCGGCTGCAGGTCCTGTGTCGCGGCCTGCCCTTTCCACGTTCCGCAGTGGAATGAGGCCCGCAAAGAGATCGTGAAGTGCAGCCTGTGTGCCCACAGGATTCAGGTGCAGGGCACAGGGAAGGTTCAGCCCGCCTGCGTGGAGGCCTGCCCCACAGGCGCCCTGATGTTTGGAGAATTTGACACCCTTGCGGCGGCCGCAGAAAAGATTGCCGCGGAGGAGAAGCTCCACCTTTACGGGCGCGCCGAAAACGGGGGGACGCGCCTGTTTGTTCTTACAAAGGAAGACCCCCTTGCCGTTGGCTACCCCAGGGTGCCCCGGGATCCTGCAGGGAGCAGGGAAGTTAAGACCGTCGGCGGCGTTGTAGTCGGGGCCGCGGCCGTGGCTGCGCTGGCCTACGCGGGTTTCAAGAAGTATAGTGAGCGCCGGAGCCGGATGGAGTCCGGTGACCAGAAGTTGCGAGGCTAAGAGGAGGTGCAAGCAATGGTTTGGAAGTGGTATTTGCCTGCTTTCATGACCTCGGCCGGAATCGGGGCTTTCCTCTACCTGCTGGGGGTCTTCTTCGACTGGAAGTACCGGGAGAAGTTGGAGCCTGCAGCTAAGTTCGCCGTGATTTTTAGCTGGATGATTCTCGCCCTGGCCGGTTTCTTCGTGCTCCTGGATCTGGGGAAACCCGCAGGTTCGGAAACGGGGATCCTGCATATCCTCAATGTTTTCAGGCGGTGGCCTGCATCTCCACTCTCCCTGGAAACCTCCGTGCTGCTGGCCACCCTTGCCTTTGGCCTGCTGGCGACCCTGGGTTACCTTGCCGGCTGGCTTCGCACCTGGCCGCGCTACCTGGTGGAAGCTGCAGGAGCCGTACCTGCCCTGATTTTAGGGCTCGGGTACGGCGGCCTCCTCTACCTGGTAGCCTATACCGTGAATCCCGTCTGGCACACACCGGTCCTCAGCCTGCTCACCCTCTCTCTTACCGTAGCGGCAGCTGCGGCGGTGATGAATCTTCCCAATGCCTCTTTCTTTGGCGACCTGCTTCCCCGGTGCGGGAGCAGGGAGGCCTCCCGGATTCTTGCTGAGCTAACCCGGTGGGCGCTGCTGGCAGCGCTGGTGCTCACCCCGGTTTACCTCCTGGTCATCCTGGAAAGCGCCCGCTTTCTGCTCGGGGGAGGCTCCGGAGTAAAATTCTGGACGGCACTGGTGCTGGGCGTGATTGCTCCCCTGGTGCTGGGCTTTTCCCGGAATAACAGAGAACAGGGGGGCGTTCTGCTGCTCCAGATCGTTCTGGTGGTGCTGGGGGCCTACCTGTTGAACCTGGCGGTGGTCCAGGCGGGCCAGCTCTTGATTTAGGCCCGTCTGGAAGCCCTGCCTTAACGGGGAGGTGTGAAAACCGATGGGAGAAGGACTTGCGGGCGGCTCCCGGGAGCACCCTGTTCCTGCTGAGGGGCGCGCGGTGGTTTACGGACTCCTTGCCCGGGCGCTGGATTACCCCGGCGAGGACCTGGCGGCAGAACTGGTTGCAGGAGAGTTTGTGGCAAGACTGCGATGGGCAGGGACGGGGTTGATCGGGGAGGAGTGCCTGGCCGGGGAGGCTGGTGCCATTGCAGATTACACGGCTTCTTTCACGGATCGGGACGGGGAAAGGAGGCTTCTTCTGGAGCTCCAGAAGGACTACACCCGGCTTTCCTTTGCTTCGAAACCGCGCCTTGTTCCTCTCTTCGAATCAGTGTACCGGGAAGGAAAGCTTTTGCAGGAATCCACTTTTGAGGTGGCCAGGCTTTACCACGAGGCCGGGCTCAGGTTGCGGCCCGGCTTCACGCTTCCCCCGGACCACATTGCCCTGGAACTGGAGTGCATGGCATACCTTTGCTTTCAGGAGGCGGTGGCTGCGGGGGTGCAGGATGGTGAGAAAAGGGAAAAGGAGGCCGTGAGACTGCAACGGGAAGTGCTGGGGCAGCACCTGGGGGAATTTGGGGCGCGCTTTGCGGAGCGGTTAAAGGCCCATGCAGGCACCTCTTTTTACCGGAGCGTGGCGCGCCTCCTGGCGGACTTCCTGGCCCGGGAGGAGACGCGTCTTCTCCCGGTTCCCGGCTGAGCGGTCGCCGGTTCCGGCTGCCCCATGAATGCAAAGGCTCTATCGCTTGTAACAAGGAATCTGTGTGCCACTAGGAGTGGACCAGCGGCCCAGGCCAACCTGCTGTATTCCCTCTCAAGCTACAATGGCTTGGAGGATTGTAATGTCCAACATACACTTTTACAACATTTTTTATTTTTCTCTTCAGCAAGGCTCGTTTAAGTTTTCTTGTAAGCGTTAAAAAAGAAGCCGCCAGAAAACAAGATAAGAAAGGAGGGAGAGTTGTATCTGGCGACTTTCAGGGGAGCCTCAAAATTAAATGGGCGCCACATACCTTAATCTGTGTACCGCATTTTCGTGCCAGTTCTCCGGTACTTTCACAGGCTGATAAATATGTGCGTTGCTCATATATAAAGAGCTCAAGCAGCTGTAAAATGTAAATTGCTCAAGCGGGGAGGCCGGTCTTGACAGAGTTAATGGCACCGCTGTTATCTAATACAACCTGGCCGTAGAAGCTTGCCGGGCATCCGGACCCAATAAATCCAGTAGGGCAGATACGCCGGCATGCTCTGCAACAGTCACCCGGTGATAGCCAAACAGTCCCCCGCAGTTATCTTGATGCAGCTCCATAGCAAGTAGCAAGCCCGGCATACTGCTTGCTTGTACTATTTCAGATACCTTATGGAATGGTAGTCAATATATGCCGATAACGTTAGCTCGCCAGCCATTTCTCTGCCAATACCGCTATTTTTTACTCCACCGAACGGCATGCCTAAGGTGGTTGATTCAAAACTATGTGTGTTGATGAACGTCGAACCCGCTTCGATTTTTCTGGCTACATCCAATGCTCTCTGGAAATCGCTGGACCAGACGGATGAGCAAAGGCCATATTCTGTCTCATTCGCAAATTCAATCGCTTCTTCAATCGTTCTGTAAGGGACAATTGGTATTACCGGACCGAATTGCTCGCAAGAGACAATTTCTGAGGAGTGAGACTCGGTTTTTACTACGTGCGGTAGAATGTAGTAGCCATTATCCCAGCCCTCCGGGTCCAGCTTGGATCCCAGTTCTCTAACGATAGCGCCGCTATTCTTAGTCCTTTCAATAAGATTTTTGACGAAGGTGAATTGTTTTTTATTGTTCAAAGGCCCGAACGATGCGCGTGGGTCTAAACCATGACCTACTTTGTACTCGTCCACGAATTCGCAAAGCGTGTTAAAGAATTTATCAACCATGCTCTGGGGAACATAGATCCGTTTGACGGCATAACAAATTTGACCGGCCCTTGTATAAATTCCCTTTAATAACTTGGGAATAATATCTACCGGGTTAACATCATCCAGAACGATTGCCGGATCGTTACCACCTAATTCTAGAGTAATCGCTTTAAGGGTTAAGGAACTGGAGGCATTTCTCATTACTTCTTTACCTGTTTCAATGCCTCCGGTGAAGGCCACCTTTTTCACCAATGGATGTCGAGTCAGGGCTATGCCAACATCAGCGCCTCCGGTTACTACGTTGATTACCCCGTCTGGTAACACTGCTGCCATTCTTTTCAAGAGAATACTTAAAGCGATCGGTGCTGTTGGTGAGGGCTTAACTACGACGGTATTACCCGTTACCAAAGCAGGAGCCAATTTCATCATGGTCAAGACGACTGGCATATTCCAAGGAACGATTACGCCAACCACACCTTTTGGTACCTTCTCAATGCTCATCCAGCTGGCGTCATTTTCAATTTGTTCTGGCTTTAGAAAATTTTCTACCAGGCCAGAATAGTATCTCAAATTGGCGGCACCTTTAAGAAAATCGGTTTCTGCTTCCCACAACATGCCTCCATGCTCTCTTACCAGAAGAGGTACCAGCTCGGACATGGAATCTTCCAGTACGGCTACAGTCGCAAGTATCTTCTCTATTCTTTCCTTGACGTCAACGTTTCTCCAGGACAGAAACGCTTTATGGGCAGCGGTTACCGCCTGATCCACATCTGCACCAGTACCTATTGCAACTGTACCAACGATATCAGTAAGTTTTCCAGGGTCCCTTACTTGAACGTACTGTTGCGTTGGTATTTCTTTATTATCAATAAGCAGGTCGATTCTATAATCCGAGTTTATATTTTTCATGTTCTTCCCTCCGCGAAAATGGAATTTAAAGACAGATACGTCTCCGGAA is part of the Bacillota bacterium genome and harbors:
- a CDS encoding 4Fe-4S dicluster domain-containing protein; this translates as MAEYAVLIDTRFCTGCNTCFYKCIQENRLHGAAAQGIARTTVLIRDEGMYHHRCMHCKDPSCAAVCPTGALARTGYGAVLYDVSLCIGCRSCVAACPFHVPQWNEARKEIVKCSLCAHRIQVQGTGKVQPACVEACPTGALMFGEFDTLAAAAEKIAAEEKLHLYGRAENGGTRLFVLTKEDPLAVGYPRVPRDPAGSREVKTVGGVVVGAAAVAALAYAGFKKYSERRSRMESGDQKLRG
- a CDS encoding molecular chaperone TorD family protein, with amino-acid sequence MGEGLAGGSREHPVPAEGRAVVYGLLARALDYPGEDLAAELVAGEFVARLRWAGTGLIGEECLAGEAGAIADYTASFTDRDGERRLLLELQKDYTRLSFASKPRLVPLFESVYREGKLLQESTFEVARLYHEAGLRLRPGFTLPPDHIALELECMAYLCFQEAVAAGVQDGEKREKEAVRLQREVLGQHLGEFGARFAERLKAHAGTSFYRSVARLLADFLAREETRLLPVPG
- a CDS encoding aldehyde dehydrogenase family protein; its protein translation is MKNINSDYRIDLLIDNKEIPTQQYVQVRDPGKLTDIVGTVAIGTGADVDQAVTAAHKAFLSWRNVDVKERIEKILATVAVLEDSMSELVPLLVREHGGMLWEAETDFLKGAANLRYYSGLVENFLKPEQIENDASWMSIEKVPKGVVGVIVPWNMPVVLTMMKLAPALVTGNTVVVKPSPTAPIALSILLKRMAAVLPDGVINVVTGGADVGIALTRHPLVKKVAFTGGIETGKEVMRNASSSLTLKAITLELGGNDPAIVLDDVNPVDIIPKLLKGIYTRAGQICYAVKRIYVPQSMVDKFFNTLCEFVDEYKVGHGLDPRASFGPLNNKKQFTFVKNLIERTKNSGAIVRELGSKLDPEGWDNGYYILPHVVKTESHSSEIVSCEQFGPVIPIVPYRTIEEAIEFANETEYGLCSSVWSSDFQRALDVARKIEAGSTFINTHSFESTTLGMPFGGVKNSGIGREMAGELTLSAYIDYHSIRYLK